Proteins encoded by one window of Amaranthus tricolor cultivar Red isolate AtriRed21 chromosome 4, ASM2621246v1, whole genome shotgun sequence:
- the LOC130810826 gene encoding uncharacterized protein LOC130810826, with product MEAVSNNNPWFTTNIDATGRKGLSALQKCTAALRMLAYGVAADQVDEYLRISESTARKALTHFTKGIINQFGQHYLRKPTPQDLTRLLAFSEERGFSGMIGSVDCMHWEWKNYPAAWKGQYQGRAGVATLILEVVADHDLWIWHAFFGMLGSYNDLDVLYRSPLLVDLFEGRAPPSITEPQTAKARLFSQHQEAARKDVERAFGVLQARFAIIRKPSLAWDEERLSDIITSCIIMHNMIVEDERDTYTHYADGREFMGDRPKGQSEVTSGLNDDFEYYTDRIVDINRYLANKDDVEDRQTHLSLKDDLVENI from the exons ATGGAAGCTGTCTCCAACAACAATCCATGGTTCACTACCAACATTGATGCAACTGGTAGAAAAGGTCTAAGTGCTTTACAAAAGTGTACTGCAGCTCTTCGTATGCTAGCATATGGGGTGGCTGCTGATCAAGTTGATGAGTACCTCCGAATTAGCGAAAGCACAGCACGAAAAGCACTCACTCATTTCACAAAGGGAATAATCAACCAATTTGGGCAACATTATTTGAGAAAACCAACACCACAAGATTTGACGAGATTATTAGCCTTTAGTGAAGAACGAGGATTCTCTGGCATGATTGGTAGTGTTGATTGCATGCATTGGGAGTGGAAGAATTACCCAGCAGCATGGAAAGGGCAATATCAAGGGCGAGCTGGTGTTGCAACATTAATTCTTGAAGTTGTCGCCGATCATGACCTATGGATATGGCATGCCTTTTTTGGGATGCTAGGTTCATATAATGATCTCGACGTGCTATATCGATCACCtcttttagttgatttgtttgaaggaaggGCACCACCT TCTATTACTGAACCGCAAACAGCAAAAGCAAGGTTATTTTCCCAACATCAAGAAGCAGCAAGAAAGGATGTGGAGCGAGCATTTGGGGTGTTGCAAGCTCGATTTGCAATAATTAGAAAGCCCTCACTTGCTTGGGATGAAGAACGACTCTCTGATATAATTACTTCTtgtataattatgcataatatgaTAGTGGAAGATGAAAGAGATACATATACACATTATGCTGATGGTAGAGAGTTCATGGGAGATCGCCCAAAAGGTCAATCAGAAGTTACAAGTGGATTAAATGATGACTTTGAGTATTACACAGATAGAATTGTTGATATCAATCGATACTTGGCAAATAAGGATGATGTTGAAGATCGACAAACACATTTATCTTTAAAAGATGACTTGGTTGAAAATATCTGA